From one bacterium genomic stretch:
- the amrA gene encoding AmmeMemoRadiSam system protein A, with translation MGAPDALERVARTPWVRSRNLRDPPQACPWRAAQGREAPRAAQRFLSRCPPRRPVLASRPALSWLCIEETGMDALLATQLLGLARWTLERWCADQEWRRGGPGLPTAADRPVDGLFVTLRKGEALRGCIGTLARHPSLDAVLRETAVSAAGSDPRFPPVRGEELPGLRIGVSLLTPPKRLTDPTALRIGEHGLIIERGSRRGLLLPEVPVELGWDVPRFLAEVCQKAFLPPDAWRDPACRLYRFRSERCAEP, from the coding sequence ATGGGAGCCCCCGACGCGCTCGAACGGGTCGCTCGCACCCCGTGGGTCCGATCGCGCAATCTGCGCGATCCGCCCCAAGCCTGTCCGTGGCGCGCCGCGCAGGGGCGCGAGGCGCCGCGCGCGGCCCAGCGCTTCCTTTCTCGCTGCCCTCCGCGCAGGCCCGTGCTAGCCTCGCGGCCTGCGCTCTCCTGGTTGTGTATAGAGGAGACGGGGATGGACGCCTTGCTGGCAACGCAGCTGCTCGGTCTCGCCCGCTGGACCCTCGAACGCTGGTGCGCCGATCAGGAGTGGCGCCGCGGTGGTCCGGGCCTGCCAACCGCGGCCGACCGGCCGGTGGACGGCCTCTTCGTCACCCTGCGCAAGGGCGAGGCCTTGCGCGGCTGCATCGGCACGCTGGCCCGGCACCCCTCCCTCGACGCCGTCCTGCGCGAAACGGCTGTGAGCGCCGCAGGCAGCGACCCCCGCTTCCCGCCCGTCCGCGGCGAGGAGCTGCCGGGGCTGCGCATCGGCGTCAGCCTCCTCACGCCGCCGAAGCGGCTGACCGACCCCACAGCCCTGCGCATCGGCGAGCATGGGTTGATCATCGAGCGCGGCAGCCGGCGCGGGCTGCTCCTGCCTGAAGTGCCGGTCGAGTTGGGCTGGGACGTCCCCCGCTTCCTGGCCGAGGTCTGCCAGAAAGCCTTCCTGCCACCGGACGCCTGGCGGGATCCCGCCTGCCGCCTCTACCGCTTTCGCAGCGAGCGCTGCGCGGAGCCCTAG